The Pseudomonas cucumis sequence GCTTGGTGGGCGTTGGACTATCCGTTCATGAAGCGCTATACCAAGGCGTTTCTGGCGAAGAACCCGGAGCTGGCCGGCAAGGACCTGGAGATCACCAAACAAGCCTGCGAACTGTACAAGCGTCAGCCAGTGACGGTGGTCAATTATCTGGAAGGTACCCGGTACACCTCGGCGAAAAGTGCCCAGCAGCAGTCACCGTTCACCCATCTGCTCAAGCCCAAGGCTGGTGGCGTGGCTTTTGTGCTGGCGGCGATGGGCGAACAGCTGGATGCCGTTCTCGATGTGACAGTGGTGTATCCACAGCAGAAGATTCCAGGGTTCTGGGATTTGATCAGCGGCAACGTACCGAGGGTGATCATCGACATCCAGACCCGCGTACTGGACCCGGCGCTGTGGCAAGGCGATTACGAAAATGATCCGGCGTTTCGCGAAACGGTCCAGAACTGGGTCAACCAGCTCTGGATCGAAAAGGATCGGCGCATCAAGGCACTACGCGCCGAAAACTGACTCAGCTGCCAATGCCAGTGCCGGTGCCGGTGCCCCAGATTCCGCCAAGATTCTGCAGCAACGAACCGGCGACGCCTTGCTGACCGAGGTATTGCAGGATCACTGGGGCAAACATGCCGATCATTCCGGTATCCATGCCCAGAGCACTGAAGGCATTGTTCAGGTCGTTGGTGTCCTTGACGTTGCCCAGCAAGCCATCGAGCAACGCATTCTTGTCCGAACCGGCGCCAAGCAACCCACCCAATCCGTTCAGGCCGCCGATGGCGCTATTGCCGGCGATCTGAGCGAGGCCCGGTACGTTTTTGCTCAGTTCGGAGAAATCCTGGCCACTGAGCTGATTCCTCGCCAGCCCCAGCATCGCACCGGCACCGCCGATGGCTTGTTCCGGGGTAACGTCGAGCTGCGAGCCCAAGGTATTGAGCAACCCGGCCGCCTTGGGCGCCGCCGCCACGACGCCATCGGCATCATCGCTCTCGTTGCCCTCCTCACCCTGCATCGCCGACACCGCCTTGGCCGCATCGATGAGGCTGAACTGTGCAAAGGCCGGGCTGGCGGCCAGCGTCGTCAACGAAGCGACAGCCATGAGCGATGCCAGTGCAAAACCGCGTGAAACGTTCATCCAGACATCCTCTTGTGCCATGAAAAACCGCCCGGTAACGGGAGCGGCAAAACTGCCGATTGGACCGGATGTACGCCAGCATGTTCCTCGTCTGCATGGGCATTTTTCCCCAGATGGCCTCTATGAAACGTGCTCCCTGGGACGCAACCGATGAACGGTATGACCGAACCGGCTGCGCCTTCCCACTGGCCATAAAAAAGGGCGACATCACTGTCGCCCTTTTTTCCGTCTTGCTCCAAGCCTTACGCCGCGCTGAACATCTTGTGCGGATCGATCACAAACTTCTTCGGCACGCCCGCATCGAACTCGCCGTAACCGCGTGGCGCGTCATCCAGGCTGATGACTTCCACACCCACGATGTCGGCAATCTTGATGCGATCCCACATGATCGCCTGCATCAATTGGCGGTTGTACTTCATCACTGGCGTCTGGCCGGTGTGGAAGCTGTGGGACTTGGCCCAGCCCAGGCCGAAGCGAATGCTCAGGCTGCCCATTTTCGCGGCAGCGTCCACTGCACCCGGATCTTCGGTGACGTACAGGCCAGGAATACCGATTTTGCCGGCAACGCGGACCACGCCCATCAGCGAGTTGAGTACGGTGGCCGGAGCCTCGTGCTTCACGCCGGCATGGCCGTGACCGCGAGCTTCGAAGCCTACGGCATCGACGGCGCAGTCCACTTCCGGTTCGCCCAACAGTGCAGCGATTTGTTCGTGCAGCGGGGTGTCTGTCGACAGGTCGGCGATTTCGAAACCCTGTGCCTTGGCATGGGCCAGGCGGATCGGGTTGACGTCACCAATGATCACCACCGCAGCGCCCAGCAGGCGAGCGGAAGCGGCAGCTGCCAGGCCAACCGGGCCGGCACCGGCGACGTACACGGTGCTGCCAGGGCCAACGCCGGCAGTCACTGCGCCGTGGTAACCGGTGGGCAGGATGTCGGAGAGACAGGTCAGGTCACGGATTTTTTCCATCGCGCGATCGCGATCCGGGAGTTTCAGCAGGTTGAAGTCGGCATACGGCACAAACGCGTATTCGGCCTGGCCACCGGTCCAGTCACCCATGTCGACATAACCATAGGCACCGCCCGGACGCGCCGGGTTAACGCTCAAGCAGACGCCAGTATGTTGCTCTTTGCACGAACGGCAACGGCCACAGGCAACGTTGAAAGGTACCGACACCAAGTCGCCGATCTGCAGGTTCTCGACACCGCTGCCCTTCTCGATCACTTCACCCGTGATCTCGTGGCCCAGCACCAGACCGGTCTGAGCGGTGGTACGACCGCGCACCATGTGCTGATCGGAACCACAGATGTTGGTGGAAACTACGCGCAGGATGACACCGTGCTCGATCTTCCTGCCGCGCGGGTCCTGCATTTTGGGATAGTCGATTTTCTGTACTTCGACCTTGCCAGCGCCGAGATACACCACACCACGATTACCAGACATGCTTTCACCTCGCTGTTGTTTTTATGTAGCGGTCGCGTCGCCATGGATCGGCGGCGCGTTGATTGCTCGGGTTATTGCCTGTGTCTCTTGTGTTGTTTGTTATGCCGCCATCGCGAGCAGGCTTGAGATGGCGATCTAAAGAACGACCGTGCGATTGGCGTTCAAAAACACGCGTCGTTCAATGTGATAGCCAACAGCCCGTGCCAACGTCAGCCCTTCGATATCCCGCCCTTTGGCGATCAGATCTTCCGGGTAATGACTGTGATCCACAGCCTCCACGCCCTGGGCGATGATCGGGCCTTCGTCCAGGTCGTTGTTGATGTAGTGCGCCGTGGCGCCGACCAGTTTCACGCCCTTGTTGTAGGCCTGGTGATACGGTTTGGCACCCTTGAAACCCGGCAGCAGGGAGTGATGAATGTTGATCGCCTTGCCGTCGAGTTTGCGGCACAGCTCTGGCGACAGAACCTGCATGTAACGCGCAAGAATCACCAGTTCAGCGCCGGCCTCTTCGATCACCTGCCAGACCTGACGCTCCTGCGACGGCTTGTCGTTCGGGTCCAGCGGAAAATGGTAGTACGGAATCTGGTGCCAGTCGGCCAACGGTTTGAGGTCCGGGTGGTTGGAGACCACGGCGACCACGTCCATCGACAACTGGCCGATGCGCTGGCGGTAGAGCAAATCATTGAGGCAGTGATCGGCCTTGGAGACCATGATCACCACTTTTGGCCGGTGGTGCGGCGGGGTCAGTTCGAAGACCATCCCGAAGGCGTCACCACGCTCCGCCAAACCGGCGCGAAAGGCTTGTTCGTCGAAGCCATCGGGCTGACGAAATTCCACGCGAATGAAGAAACGGCCCGAGAGCCGGTCATCGAAGGAATGGTGCTCGGTGACGTAGCAGCCCTGCTCGAACAGAAAGCGGGTCACCGCATCCACGGTGCCGAGGACGCTGGGGCAGTCGGCGGTCAGAATCCATGTGTCTGGGGCGCGGCTCATAATGCGGTGACTCCTATCTGATCGTTCCCACGCTCTGCGTGGGAACGCCGCCATGGACGCTCTGCGTCCGGCTGTTAAAGGGACGCGGAGCGTCCCGGGATGCATTCCCACGCGGAGCGTGGGAACGATCAGCAGAGCGTGGGAACGATCATTACGCTTGGACGCTCAAGCCGTACTCGGCCGACGCATCCTGCAACCACAACCACCAGTAATCCGAGAAGCTGCGGCGAATCAGCAGTTCCCAGGTGTCTTCGGCGGTATGGCGGATCACCAGTTGCGACTTGGCGAACACCGTGCCCACCGCCTTGCCCACCGGGAAGTTGTTGGGGTGCACGTCGTAGCTGGTGGATTTCATCAGCACCTGACGTACGTTCGGGCCGCTGAGTTCGAGGATCTGCTGGCCACCGCTGACGTTGACGATCTGGATGTGCAGGTCGCCCAGTGCTTCACGCAGTTTTTTCTCGGCGGCGAATTCTTCACCGGTCGGCACGATCAGCAGCCATTCATCCGGCCCCATCCATTGCAGGCTGGTTTCGCCTTTGACGATAACGGTCAGCGCACCCGGCAATTCGATGCCAAGGGCTTTGTGCACGCCAGCGGCGAACGCCGCGTCGTGGCCATCGCCACGGATGGTCAGGTGACCGAGGAGTTTTTTCTCACGCACGATCACGCCGGCGTTTTTGCGACCCTTGCCCACCAGGCTGGCGAGGTCGGCGTGATGCAGCGACGACTCGGCCTTGGCCCCGGTGGTTGGGCGTTGTTGGTAAACATTGGCTGCGGTCATAAAGCACCTTTCTTTTGTTGATCGTTCCCACGCTCTGCGTGGGAATGCCGCCATGGACGCTCTGCGTCCGCTCTTGGGACGCTGAGCGTCCCGGGATGCATTCCCACGCAGAGCGTGGGAACGATCGACTTACACGTTCTGGCGCTCGCCCTTCGGATCGAAGAACACCGAAGAAACGATTTCCGCCTCGATCACGCTGCCGTCGGCCAGCGGTGCGAACACCCGCTCACCCATGCGCTTCAGGCCGCCCTTCACCACGCCCATGGCAAACGAATAGCCCAGGGAGTTGTGCAGGTAGCTGGAGGTCACGTGGCCGACCATGGTCATCGGGATGGTTTGCTTGGTGTTGAACACCAGTTGCGCACCTTCCGGCAGCCATTTGGTCGGATCGATCGGCTTCAGGCCAACCAGCTGTTTACGCTGATCACGCACGCAGTCTTCGCGGTTCATGCCACGCCAGCCGATCCACGAGAACGGTTTGGTGCGACCGACACACCAGCCCATGTTCAGGTCGTCCGGGGTCATCGAGCTGTCAGTGTCCTGGCCAACGATGATGAAGCCCTTCTCCGCCCGCAGTACGTGCATGGTTTCGGTGCCGTACGGCGTCAGGTTGTACTTCTTGCCGGCCTCGACGATTTTCTCGAGCACGCCCATGGCGTAGTCGGCCTGCACGTTGACTTCGTACGACAGCTCACCGGTAAACGAAATCCGGAATATCCGCGCCGGCACACCACCGACCAGGGCTTCTTTCCAGGTCATGAACGGGAAGGCTTCGTTGCTCAGGTCGGCGTCGGTGACTTCGCTGAGCAGCTTGCGGCTGTTCGGCCCGGACAGGGTCATGGTTGCCCAGTGATCCGTCACGGAAGTGAAATACACCTTCAGGTCTGGCCATTCGGTCTGGTGGTAGATTTCCAGCCATTGCAGCACGCGTGCAGCGCCGCCGGTGGTGGTGGTCATCACGAAATGGTTGTCGGCCAGGCATGCCGTCACGCCGTCGTCGAACACCATGCCGTCTTCTTTGCACATCAGGCCGTAACGGGCCTTGCCCACGTCGAGCTTGGTCCAGGCGTTGGTGTAGATGCGGTTGAGGAACTCGCGGGAGTCCGGGCCCTGGATGTCGATCTTGCCCAGGGTCGAAGCGTCCAGCAGGCCGACGCTGTCGCGCACGGCTTTGCATTCGCGTTTGACGGCGGCATGCAGGTCTTCACCGTTTTTCGGGAAGTACCATGGACGCTTCCACTGACCGACGTCTTCAAACTCGGCGCCGTTCTTCACGTGCCAGTGATGCAGCGCGGTGAAACGAACCGGTTCAAAGATGTGCCCACAGTGACGACCGGCTACGGCGCCGAAGGTTACCGGCGTGTAGTTCGGACGGAACATGGTGGTGCCCATCTGCGGGATGGTCACGT is a genomic window containing:
- a CDS encoding acyltransferase; its protein translation is MRRLLTGCFVTLLLLLNTLVLFGPLMVFALLKLLLPGRFRDYASWTVMWIAETWAEIDKLIFRLCIPTQWDIRGGDDLRRDTSYLVIGNHQSWVDIPALIQALNRRTPFFKFFLKKELIWVPFLGLAWWALDYPFMKRYTKAFLAKNPELAGKDLEITKQACELYKRQPVTVVNYLEGTRYTSAKSAQQQSPFTHLLKPKAGGVAFVLAAMGEQLDAVLDVTVVYPQQKIPGFWDLISGNVPRVIIDIQTRVLDPALWQGDYENDPAFRETVQNWVNQLWIEKDRRIKALRAEN
- a CDS encoding DUF2780 domain-containing protein, with amino-acid sequence MNVSRGFALASLMAVASLTTLAASPAFAQFSLIDAAKAVSAMQGEEGNESDDADGVVAAAPKAAGLLNTLGSQLDVTPEQAIGGAGAMLGLARNQLSGQDFSELSKNVPGLAQIAGNSAIGGLNGLGGLLGAGSDKNALLDGLLGNVKDTNDLNNAFSALGMDTGMIGMFAPVILQYLGQQGVAGSLLQNLGGIWGTGTGTGIGS
- the fdhA gene encoding formaldehyde dehydrogenase, glutathione-independent; protein product: MSGNRGVVYLGAGKVEVQKIDYPKMQDPRGRKIEHGVILRVVSTNICGSDQHMVRGRTTAQTGLVLGHEITGEVIEKGSGVENLQIGDLVSVPFNVACGRCRSCKEQHTGVCLSVNPARPGGAYGYVDMGDWTGGQAEYAFVPYADFNLLKLPDRDRAMEKIRDLTCLSDILPTGYHGAVTAGVGPGSTVYVAGAGPVGLAAAASARLLGAAVVIIGDVNPIRLAHAKAQGFEIADLSTDTPLHEQIAALLGEPEVDCAVDAVGFEARGHGHAGVKHEAPATVLNSLMGVVRVAGKIGIPGLYVTEDPGAVDAAAKMGSLSIRFGLGWAKSHSFHTGQTPVMKYNRQLMQAIMWDRIKIADIVGVEVISLDDAPRGYGEFDAGVPKKFVIDPHKMFSAA
- the purU gene encoding formyltetrahydrofolate deformylase, which gives rise to MSRAPDTWILTADCPSVLGTVDAVTRFLFEQGCYVTEHHSFDDRLSGRFFIRVEFRQPDGFDEQAFRAGLAERGDAFGMVFELTPPHHRPKVVIMVSKADHCLNDLLYRQRIGQLSMDVVAVVSNHPDLKPLADWHQIPYYHFPLDPNDKPSQERQVWQVIEEAGAELVILARYMQVLSPELCRKLDGKAINIHHSLLPGFKGAKPYHQAYNKGVKLVGATAHYINNDLDEGPIIAQGVEAVDHSHYPEDLIAKGRDIEGLTLARAVGYHIERRVFLNANRTVVL
- a CDS encoding sarcosine oxidase subunit gamma, translated to MTAANVYQQRPTTGAKAESSLHHADLASLVGKGRKNAGVIVREKKLLGHLTIRGDGHDAAFAAGVHKALGIELPGALTVIVKGETSLQWMGPDEWLLIVPTGEEFAAEKKLREALGDLHIQIVNVSGGQQILELSGPNVRQVLMKSTSYDVHPNNFPVGKAVGTVFAKSQLVIRHTAEDTWELLIRRSFSDYWWLWLQDASAEYGLSVQA